A region of Homo sapiens chromosome X, GRCh38.p14 Primary Assembly DNA encodes the following proteins:
- the PFKFB1 gene encoding 6-phosphofructo-2-kinase/fructose-2,6-bisphosphatase 1 isoform X3: MSFGATPKMSPEMGELTQTRLQKIWIPHSSGSSRLQRRRGSSIPQFTNSPTMVIMVGLPARGKTYISTKLTRYLNWIGTPTKARTFFWPLGSSQPLHWHSLLSVFNLGQYRREAVSYKNYEFFLPDNMEALQIRKQCALAALKDVHNYLSHEEGHVAVFDATNTTRERRSLILQFAKEHGYKVFFIESICNDPGIIAENIRQVKLGSPDYIDCDREKVLEDFLKRIECYEVNYQPLDEELDSHLSYIKIFDVGTRYMVNRVQDHIQSRTVYYLMNIHVTPRSIYLCRHGESELNIRGRIGGDSGLSVRGKQYAYALANFIQSQGISSLKVWTSHMKRTIQTAEALGVPYEQWKALNEIDAGVCEEMTYEEIQEHYPEEFALRDQDKYRYRYPKGESYEDLVQRLEPVIMELERQENVLVICHQAVMRCLLAYFLDKSSGECWNKAQRDDVTENADPQNIRAGAPSEYI; the protein is encoded by the exons CATCCATACCCCAGTTTACCAATTCCCCCACAATGGTGATCATGGTGGGTTTACCAGCTCGAGGCAAGACCTATATCTCCACAAAGCTCACACGATATCTCAACTGGATAGGAACACCAACTAAAG CAAGGACATTTTTTTGGCCACTGGGATCTTCCCAACCTCTTCACTGGCACTCCCTGCTTTCAGTGTTTAATTTAGGCCAGTATCGACGAGAGGCAGTGAGCTACAAGAACTATGAATTCTTTCTTCCAGACAACATGGAAGCCCTGCAAATCAGGAA GCAGTGCGCCCTGGCAGCCCTGAAGGATGTTCACAACTATCTCAGCCATGAGGAAGGTCATGTTGCG GTTTTTGATGCCACCAACACTACCAGAGAACGACGGTCACTGATCCTGCAGTTTGCAAAAGAACATGGTTACAAG gTGTTTTTCATTGAGTCCATTTGTAATGACCCTGGCATAATTGCAGAAAACATCAGG CAAGTGAAACTTGGCAGCCCTGATTATATAGACTGTGACCGGGAAAAGGTTCTGGAAGACTTTCTAAAGAGAATTGAGTGCTATGAGGTCAACTACCAACCCTTGGATGAGGAACTGGACAG CCACCTGTCCTACATCAAGATCTTCGACGTGGGCACACGCTACATGGTGAACCGAGTGCAGGATCACATCCAGAGCCGCACAGTCTACTACCTCATGAATATCCATGTCACACCTCGCTCCATCTACCTTTGCCGACATGGCGAGAGTGAACTCAACATCAGAGGCCGCATCGGAGGTGACTCTGGCCTCTCAGTTCGCGGCAAGCAG TATGCCTATGCCCTGGCCAACTTCATTCAGTCCCAGGGCATCAGCTCCCTGAAGGTGTGGACCAGTCACATGAAGAGGACCATCCAGACAGCTGAGGCCCTGGGTGTCCCCTATGAGCAGTGGAAGGCCCTGAATGAGATTGATGCG GGTGTCTGTGAGGAGATGACCTATGAAGAAATCCAGGAACATTACCCTGAAGAATTTGCACTGCGAGACCAAGATAAATATCGCTACCGCTATCCCAAGGGAGAG TCCTATGAGGATCTGGTTCAGCGTCTGGAGCCAGTGATAATGGAGCTAGAACGACAGGAGAATGTACTGGTGATCTGCCACCAGGCTGTCATGCGGTGCCTCCTGGCCTATTTCCTGGATAAAAGTTCAG GTGAATGCTGGAACAAGGCCCAGAGAGATGATGTGACTGAGAATGCAGACCCACAGAACATCAGGGCTGGGGCACCCTCAGAGTACATCTAG
- the PFKFB1 gene encoding 6-phosphofructo-2-kinase/fructose-2,6-bisphosphatase 1 isoform X5, which produces MEEKTSRIKASIPQFTNSPTMVIMVGLPARGKTYISTKLTRYLNWIGTPTKVFNLGQYRREAVSYKNYEFFLPDNMEALQIRKQCALAALKDVHNYLSHEEGHVAVFDATNTTRERRSLILQFAKEHGYKVFFIESICNDPGIIAENIRQVKLGSPDYIDCDREKVLEDFLKRIECYEVNYQPLDEELDSHLSYIKIFDVGTRYMVNRVQDHIQSRTVYYLMNIHVTPRSIYLCRHGESELNIRGRIGGDSGLSVRGKQYAYALANFIQSQGISSLKVWTSHMKRTIQTAEALGVPYEQWKALNEIDAGVCEEMTYEEIQEHYPEEFALRDQDKYRYRYPKGESYEDLVQRLEPVIMELERQENVLVICHQAVMRCLLAYFLDKSSDELPYLKCPLHTVLKLTPVAYGCKVESIYLNVEAVNTHREKPENVDITREPEEALDTVPAHY; this is translated from the exons CATCCATACCCCAGTTTACCAATTCCCCCACAATGGTGATCATGGTGGGTTTACCAGCTCGAGGCAAGACCTATATCTCCACAAAGCTCACACGATATCTCAACTGGATAGGAACACCAACTAAAG TGTTTAATTTAGGCCAGTATCGACGAGAGGCAGTGAGCTACAAGAACTATGAATTCTTTCTTCCAGACAACATGGAAGCCCTGCAAATCAGGAA GCAGTGCGCCCTGGCAGCCCTGAAGGATGTTCACAACTATCTCAGCCATGAGGAAGGTCATGTTGCG GTTTTTGATGCCACCAACACTACCAGAGAACGACGGTCACTGATCCTGCAGTTTGCAAAAGAACATGGTTACAAG gTGTTTTTCATTGAGTCCATTTGTAATGACCCTGGCATAATTGCAGAAAACATCAGG CAAGTGAAACTTGGCAGCCCTGATTATATAGACTGTGACCGGGAAAAGGTTCTGGAAGACTTTCTAAAGAGAATTGAGTGCTATGAGGTCAACTACCAACCCTTGGATGAGGAACTGGACAG CCACCTGTCCTACATCAAGATCTTCGACGTGGGCACACGCTACATGGTGAACCGAGTGCAGGATCACATCCAGAGCCGCACAGTCTACTACCTCATGAATATCCATGTCACACCTCGCTCCATCTACCTTTGCCGACATGGCGAGAGTGAACTCAACATCAGAGGCCGCATCGGAGGTGACTCTGGCCTCTCAGTTCGCGGCAAGCAG TATGCCTATGCCCTGGCCAACTTCATTCAGTCCCAGGGCATCAGCTCCCTGAAGGTGTGGACCAGTCACATGAAGAGGACCATCCAGACAGCTGAGGCCCTGGGTGTCCCCTATGAGCAGTGGAAGGCCCTGAATGAGATTGATGCG GGTGTCTGTGAGGAGATGACCTATGAAGAAATCCAGGAACATTACCCTGAAGAATTTGCACTGCGAGACCAAGATAAATATCGCTACCGCTATCCCAAGGGAGAG TCCTATGAGGATCTGGTTCAGCGTCTGGAGCCAGTGATAATGGAGCTAGAACGACAGGAGAATGTACTGGTGATCTGCCACCAGGCTGTCATGCGGTGCCTCCTGGCCTATTTCCTGGATAAAAGTTCAG ATGAGCTTCCATATCTCAAGTGCCCTCTGCACACAGTGCTCAAACTCACTCCTGTGGCTTATG GCTGCAAAGTGGAATCCATCTACCTGAATGTGGAGGCCGTGAACACACACCGGGAGAAGCCTGAG AATGTGGACATCACCCGGGAACCTGAGGAAGCCCTGGATACTGTCCCAGCCCACTACTGA